From the genome of Papaver somniferum cultivar HN1 unplaced genomic scaffold, ASM357369v1 unplaced-scaffold_21, whole genome shotgun sequence:
GAAAATAATCACGTATCATTTGTTCATGACCTTCCTCTCGAAATCTCGACATATATCTTCTGAACAATACATCTCCTGATTCTGGATCTCGTGGAACTTTCCCGGTGTATAATTGTAGCATGGCGTTGGTTCTGGATCTCTCATCATCTGAATTTGCATCCATTTGATCCAGCTACTGCATAAACCCTTCTTGTTATTGGATAAATGTTTCCGCTAACAATTGTGCTTCTTCGTTTTCCATATCAGGATCCACAGTGAATGACACAAATGAAAAGAAGAGAGACTCTTTTGTGAAGAGAATGAAATGTAGTTGAGTGTGTTTAAAATCAGTAGATTGAGTGTGTTTATATAGgttcatcaacaaaatataacCGTTGGGCTGATGAAATAGTAGTCGTTGGGTGTATAGTACGCTCGGCTTAAATGCATCCACAAACCATCCTCCCACAACACAGAACTCAGTTTTGCCATCCACCTGTCACCACAAAAAATTTTATTTGTAGTCCCATCGGAGTTGCTCTTAGGCCACATGCGCTCGGTCATTATTATGCATCCAAATTAACGGTACAGATTCAATCATAAAAACTCATCGTCCCGATTCCTAAACCCCGATAAGGTCCAACAAAATCCCTTTCCCAGCCTTTTCTTATACAATTCCGTCCTTTTCTTGTGCACCGTTTCACCGCCGTTCTCCCCTTTTCTCCACACAGAGATCTTTAATGGCGGAACCAAAAAAATGTTAAATCTCATCCAAATTgtctcatcatcaccaccaaaatCAATGTTATTAAGAAGAATCTtcacttcaatttcttcttctccttacaAAACAAATCTCCATCGTTCATTCATCCCATTAgcaatctcttcatcatcaaattCACAGGTCAAATTCCGTCCTCCCTCTTCAatttcaatgtcttcatcatctgaAAACAACAAAAACGAAAAATTGGATGAAGCAAGGAGATCAACGATACTACCATCAGTAACAGGATCAACAAAACCTGAATTACTCAGAGGTATTGAATCGGTACTTGGCTCACCATTCAGTTCCGATCCATTCACACCAAAACCTAATCCGCTCATAATCGTGATTAGCGGACCGTCCGGTGTTGGTAAAGACGCCGTGATTAAGAAATTACGTGAAGTTCGTCAGGGATTACATTTCGTTGTGACTGCGACGACACGGGAGAAACGTATCGGCGAAGTTGATGGAGTTGATTATCATTTTGTAAGTAAAGAGAAATTTCTTGAATTAGTTGATTCAAATGAGTTATTAGAATATGCATTAGTGTATGGTGATTATAAAGGTATACCTAAACAACAAATTAGAGATTTTATGTCCAAAGGGAAGGATATTATACTTAGAGTTGATATACAAGGTGCAGCTACATTGAGGAAGATACTGGGTGATTCTgcgatttttgtgtttttagttGCGGAGAGTGAAGAAGAACTTGTGAATCGGTTGGTGGATAGGAAGACGGAGACGATTGATACGTTGATTGTTAGAATTAAGACTGCGAGGGAAGAGGTTAAACATATGAGGAATTTTGATTATGTTGTTGTGAATGCCGAAGGGAAATTGGATAATGCTGTTAAATTGGTTGAGTCTATTATTGATGCTGAGAAAGCTAAGGTGTTACAAAGGAAAGCTGTTGTTTAGTTTGGGATTTCGATTgttcgaggttagttttcttcaATTTGCATTGATGAATACGAAACTTGTAGGATGACTGTATTGGTACTTTATTTATGTTATTTAGTTAAATAAAAATGTGTGCTTTGTTAGATTGAATTCGAAGTTGTTTCGGCTCACATGGATAGAGTTCGATGTCTCCTCTAACAGAGATTTATATAGAACTACAGTAAGTTTAGTAATTGAGCTGCATAGACATGTTTCATTCATCGGTAGAATTCATTTTTGGAACTTTTGAGTATAGTCATCTCTAAGGAGAAGTTAGATATCATGATATGCGGTACTCCCTCGTG
Proteins encoded in this window:
- the LOC113340306 gene encoding guanylate kinase 2, chloroplastic/mitochondrial-like, which encodes MLNLIQIVSSSPPKSMLLRRIFTSISSSPYKTNLHRSFIPLAISSSSNSQVKFRPPSSISMSSSSENNKNEKLDEARRSTILPSVTGSTKPELLRGIESVLGSPFSSDPFTPKPNPLIIVISGPSGVGKDAVIKKLREVRQGLHFVVTATTREKRIGEVDGVDYHFVSKEKFLELVDSNELLEYALVYGDYKGIPKQQIRDFMSKGKDIILRVDIQGAATLRKILGDSAIFVFLVAESEEELVNRLVDRKTETIDTLIVRIKTAREEVKHMRNFDYVVVNAEGKLDNAVKLVESIIDAEKAKVLQRKAVV